The genomic DNA AAGTTAGATCGCTTCTTAAATGTCTTGGCGGGTAGGAGGTTTTGCATCCGGCGAGAGTAAACCCTTTGCTTTTAAACGCTCTAATACTCGTTCCGCTATTTTCTTACCCCACATTTCTCCGACTTGCATCGATTCTTGGGTAATTTGCGGATTTTTTTCCAGCAGCTTTCTGCCGACCGGTGAATTGTAAAACGCGGTTATGCCTTTGATTTCCTCGAGAGTAAAATACTTATCGTAAATAGGGATAATCAATTCCACCATATCTTCGCTCTTTAATTCTTTCCTAAAATCTTCCCAAAACTCTTCGGGAATTTGAGGCATTAACTGTTTAAATCTGGAAATCATCTGGCCTACGACAAGCACGCCCATTTTTTCCGATCCGGAAGAGATGAGAAGTTGGCGTATTTCTTCCTTCTTTTCATCGATCGCTAGCAAAGGGAATACGGAGAACAAGAAAAGAAAAATTGCGAATAATAAACGACTCATACGTCCCCCAGGCAAAAATTCATTTTGGACCCAAATGAAGAGAATGTAAAGCGGTTTGTCGGTTTAAAATTCCCAAGCCGTCCCACCTTGAATTTTTTATGACGACCGGATTCTGATGGCGGAAATTAAAAGAAATTCCGCACCATAGGCCGATCGCGATCGGGAAGATAAAGCGATTCAGCCCGTGAATATACAAGCAGAATTCACAATCGAATCAAGTTTGTTGTTAAGCGAATTTTTAATATGGACTCAGTCGGCGAATTAGGAAATATGAAAATTCAATTCGCTCGTTAATTTTAACTCTCTGATATAGACCATAATGAATGGAAATTTTTATTTACAAAATTACATCAAAAGGTTAAGGTCTATGCGCGGATGAACATGCGGGTTCGGATGAGAAAGTCATTTATCTTACTTTTCGCTCTATATATTCCCGTTTTCTTGATGAATGCGAAATTAAACCGCAATCTAAATGTTCTGATAAACGAAAAAAACCAGACAGTTGCCTCAATTCCCGAAAAAAGTTTCGAGTCCAATTTATCGGTTTTTCCCAAAGTCGGCTTCGGTTCCGAGGCTTTTCAATCTTATAAACCGCAATTTATCTTCCTAACGACTGCGTCCGGCGACGATACGCTTTCTTATGATCTTCTTAGGATTCAATTTCAATTTTTAGACCTTCCTCCACCCCAATCCTGAATTTGCGATAACGATTCTCTTAAACCTACAGGAAGGGCGAGAACCATCTGCGCTCGACCTTTCTTGTCGCGCGTTGCGGAATTATTTGCGAATGAATGTAGGGAATCCTGAAGATTAAAAAATCTTTAATATAGGTTTCCTGCAATTGCAATCGGAGAGCGAGGTCATTTTCGACAATTTCGCTATATTCAACTCTATCTTCGTACGGTAGCCGAGAATTTTCCCTAAAAGAAAGATTCAGAGAGCTTGTCTTGGGCGAACCTTTCTCGGTTCGATTTCTTCATAGGTGGACTTCCAATTTCCCCCGCGTTCTTCGCGGGGATCTTTTTACTGGAATGTGCCGAATAAAATTTTAAGTCTCTTTCGATCGTTTAATTTAGCTCAACGTCCGGCGCGTTTACGCATATTTGGATCTAGAATCTTTTTCCGTAATCTCATGCTGAGCGGTGTCACTTCCAATAACTCATCATCGTCCAAAAATTCGATATTTTGCTCCAAGCTAAAACGGCGAGGCGGCACGAGACGAATCGCTTCGTCCGCGCCCGAGGAACGAACGTTGGTCAATTTCTTTTCACGAACCGGATTCACTTCCAAGTCGTTTTCGCGGGAGTGAATTCCGATGATCATTCCGGGATAAACGGAAGTTTGAGGGTCGATCAATAGTTCCCCTCTCTCTTGGATTTTCCAGAGCGCGTATCCGGTCGTATCTCCGGAGTCCATGGAAATCAGGGCTCCGTTCTTACGTCCAGGAATCTCTCCCTTATAAAGATCGAAACGCAGGAAGCGGCTGGACATAACTCCCTCTCCCTTAGTTTCCGTAACGAAATATCCCCGGAACCCGATAATTCCCCGAGTCGGGATTACGAATTCGACGCGAGTCATCCCGGATGGATGAGCTTCCATTAACTGAAGTTCGCCTTTTCTACGATTCAGCTCGGCGATGATGCTTCCGGTAAATTGGTCGGGAAGGTCCATCACAAGATATTCGTACGGTTCGAGCTTCTCGCCGTTTTCGCCCTTCTTAATGATAACTTCGGGACGAGAAACTTGCAGTTCAAATCCTTCCCGGCGCATGGTTTCGATTAATACGGAGAGGTGTAGTTCCCCCCGGCCGAGAACCTTAAAGCGGTCCTTATCTTCCGTTTCTTCCAAGCGCATCGCGACGTTTGTTTCTAATTCACGATCCAATCTTTCGCGGATATTCCGGGTCGTTACGAACTTCCCTTCCTTACTTGCAAACGGAGAATTATTGACCATGAAATACATGGATACTGTCGGCTCTTCCACTTCTATCGCGGGCATAGGAGCGGGTTTTCCCGGTTCGCAAACCGTATCTCCGATAAATACGTCGGGTAAACCTGCAATCGATACGATATCTCCGGCTTCGGCGAAATCGATTTCGTTTCGTTTTAAACCTTCAAAATTATATAATTTCGTAACTTTTAATATTTGAGTTTCGTCTCTTCCGTTCGTCTTCGGAGAAAGTTGAATCACATTCATCCCTTTCTGTAGCTTTCCGTTATAGATCTTGCCGATCGCAATCCTACCTACATAGTCGTTGTAATCCAAGGAAGTGACTTGAAATTGCAGAGGAGCATCCACGCTGGCTTTTACCGGAGGAACGTGCTCGAGAACCATATCTAATAACGGATCCAGGTTTTTCCCGGGGGCATCCTCAAGTCTGCGGACGGCCCAACCTTGCTTGGCCGAAGCATAAATGATCGGAAAATCCAATTGTTCGTCGGTGGCGCCTAGATCGCTGAATAAGTCGAATACCATATCCACGACTGCGGACGGTCTAGCTCCATCCCGATCGATTTTGTTAATTACCAAAATCGGCTTATGGCCTAGCTGCAGGGATTTTCCCAATACGAATCTCGTTTGAGGCATGGGTCCGTCGAATGCGTCCACAAGCAGAAGACATGAATCCGCAGTAGAAAGGACGCGTTCGACTTCTCCGCCGAAATCCGCGTGCCCCGGAGTATCCACGACATTAATTCTCGTCCCTTTATAAACGACCGCAGTATTTTTGGCCTTGATCGTAATTCCTTTCTCTTTTTCCAGATCATTGCTGTCCATAATCCGGTCCCCGTCTTCCTTAGCGGTGACGGCTCCTGTCTGTCGGAGAATTCCATCTAATAGGGTTGTCTTCCCGTGGTCTACGTGTGCGATAATGGCGATGTTGCGGATTTCCATGCTAAAAACCAAAATTTCCCGAGGGGACAGGGTGGCAAGGTCGATTTAGGCCATCAACGCTTTCTAAATTACGTTTTCGAGACAAATGCACCGAATCCGAAAGAACTTATGCTTCGGGTAAGGGAATCCGATCCGTCTCTCCCGAAATTTTTCCGAATCGATCGTTTCTCCAGTCGTCTTTTGCTCGATCGATTCTCTCTAAAGAACTGGATACGAAGTTCCACCATAGATGCCTGCGTTCAGGCAACGGCTCTCCGCCTAGAAGAATCGCTCGGGTTGCTTGCTCCGCGCGAAATTTGATCGCCCCACCCATCGGATAAACTGCCATCTCTCCGACCCCAACAATTCGGCCTTCGGCGTCCAAACTGCCACGAGCTACATAGACCGCGCCTTCCTGTTTGGAAGGAACGGAAAGTTCTATTTCGGCACCAGGCTCGATCTCTACATCCGCATAAAACAGAGGAGAATATACCTTAACGGGAGAAATTTCACCCAAAAGTGATCCCGCAATTAGTCGCAACTCCCAGCCTCCTCCGCTCAATTCGGGGAACTCCTCTCTAGCGTAATGGAAGAACTCAGGTGGAGTCTCCTCGTGCTGTTGGGGCAAAGCCACCCAAGTTTGAATCCCCTCTATAATGGAATATTGGGGATCGGCTTGCGACCTCTCGCTATGTGCGATGCCGGAACCTGCCGTCATCCAATTCACTTCGTAAGGTCGAATCATTTGCTCGGTTCCCAAGGTATCCCGATGCAAAATAACGCCGTCATAAAGATAAGTGATCGTTGCTAGGCCGATATGCGGATGGGAACGAACCACGAGTTCATTGCCATTTATCAATGAAATGGGACCCATATGATCTAAAAAAACGAAAGGCCCGACTGCCCTCACGTCAATATGTGGAAGAATCCGACGAACTGAAAATCCGTCGCCTAGGCCTCTAAGTTTTCCCGAAATGTATTTCATACCGTTATTTAGACGTGATGCAAACCCTCTGACGGTGGCGACTATAAAAGTTTCCTAGGGGCTCGGATCGATATTCCTTTGTTCGTCGCCATGTTCTAGATTGCTTAATTTAAGAGTCAATTACTATGGCCTCTCTATAATGCAGAATTTTTTTCTTCTTACCATCTTTCTACTTCTCTGGACGTTTCCCGGTTCTCTCTTTTCAAGTTCCATACCTTTGGACGAATCGAAGATCGTGGGTGTCTCGGAGAGAATGGAATATTTGGAAGACCGTACTCGTAATTTTGAGCTGTCCGATTTGCTTGCCGGGCTTCGCGATTCCGAATTTCTGAAAAGTCGAAGAAAAAACCTGCATCCCGGATTCACTCACTCCGCTTATTGGGTTCGATTTTCGCTGCAAAATGTCTCCGAACATGGAGAGGAATATGTAATCGTTTCCGAATTCCCGTATACCGACGAGATTCGTTTTTACGAAACAAAAAACGGAAAGGAAATCCGCTCTGTCCGAACCGGCGACACTCTTCCTTTCGAGACGAGAGATCTAAAGCATCGATATTTCGTTTTTAGAACGTTTTTAATGGAGGGGGAAACAAAAGAATACTTTCTTCGATTTACCAATGAAGGGCCAATGAACATCCCTCTCATTACATCTCCGACGAGAATCTATCTTGAGAAATCCACGACTGAAACCTTATTTCTCGGCTTGTGTTACGGCTGCATGTTCATAATGATTCTTTATAATTTCTTTTTATACACTTCCCTTAGGGAATCCGATTATCTGTATTACGTAACCTACCTTCTTTTCCTAATACTGACTCAAGTAAGTTTTAACGGACTCGCAAATCAATTTCTATGGGGCGATTTTCCCGCTTGGGGCAACAAAAGCACTAACGTACTTTCACTTTTTACATTCTTCATTTCCGCAATTTTCAGCTTACAGTATCTTAGGATTTCGAAAGGAGGCTGGATCGATTTATTCTTAAAATCTTTCGCGATCACGACCTTACTCGCGGCTTTAATATCCATATATGCTCCATTACGTTTTTCTTCCGTAGTAACGGTCATCTACGGATTGATTCATCCGATCGTATTGATCGGCATAGGATCGATTCGCCTCTTTCAAAACTTTAAACCTGCAAGATTCTTTTTATTAGCCTGGGTCGCCATGGAAATCGCGATATTTATCACGTCTCTGCAGAGACTCGGAGTTTACGATTCGATCCTAGTTGGAGAATATTCGATTCATATAGGTGCGACGCTGGAAGTGACCTTTCTATCATTCGGGTTAGCGGATAGCATCAATACTCTTAAGGAGGAGAAGGAGAAAATCATTGTCGCTCAAAATGAAACTTTGGAGGCGAGAATTATCGCAAAAACCAGAGATTTAGAAATCGCAAAAATTCAAGCGGAAAATGCCAACTTACAAAAATCCAAATTTCTTGCACATATGAGCCATGAAATCAGGACTCCTATGAACGGAATCCTGGCAATGTCTAAATTCCTATTCGATTCGGAGCCACCGGGAGAGAAAAAGGAGACCATCGGGATCATAACCGCCAGCGCGAACAATTTGTTGGTGATAATCAACGATATTTTAGATTTATCTAAAATAGAATCGGGGAAATTAGATTTAATTTACGAGAACTTTCGTATCGCCGATTTTCTTACTGAAATAACCGGAATCGTCCGCTTACAAACGAATGCTAAAGGCATCGATCTGCAATTCGATTCAGCTCCGGACGTCCCGGAATTCATTCGCACCGACAGAACTCGCTTAGCACAAATCCTCTTAAACTTACTCGGGAATTCGGCAAAATTCACCGATCACGGAAAAATTCAATTATCCGTTCGCGTAAAAAATAAACTGAAGGAGGATATAGATCTAGAGTTCTCCGTTCGCGATACCGGTATAGGAATTTCCGCTGAAAAAATTCCCTCGCTCTTCCAGCCGTTTACTCAGCTGGATAACTCGATTACCCGAACTTATGGCGGAACAGGATTGGGCTTAACCATCTCCAAGCGACTTTGCGAATTGCTCCAAGGAGATATTTCAGTTCAAAGTCAGAAAGGAAGCTGGACCGAATTCACTTTTACGATCCGGGCTAAAGAAGCAAGCGCCTTCGATTATCCGCCGCGTCCGGTTCCTACGAAATCGGGAAACAGGAAAATGGAAATCTTAGTCGTGGACGATAACGCATCCAACCAATTCGTGATTCAGCGATTACTTTCGAAATTCGGACATCCCGCGACTGCCGCATCGAGCGGACGAGAAGCCTTACGTTTACTCAAAGATAAAACTTTCGAACTGATTCTAATGGATATCGAAATGCCCGAATTGGATGGATTTGAAACTACTAGACAAATTCGGAAATTGTACGGAGACGGAAACAATCCGATCATCATCGCCCTCACGGCGCACGCGATGAAAGAATTCGAGCAAATGAGTTACGACGTAGGAATGAATGATTTTTTAGCTAAGCCGATAGATCCAACGGTTTTGAGAGAAAAAATTTCGTACTGGGCGGAAAAAACCGTCCGTCCATAAATTAGCATCGGCATTTCCCGGCTTATTTTTATCCGAGCGAGAGTGAATGAAATTTGTGGGAGCTCCCACAGCACACCGAAATGAAAAAGAATTGCAGAATTGCCGATTCTATGAAATACGAATTCTGCTGCGGGTACCACCGATCCGGCTCCCGCCCAAGCCGGACGGGGACTTCGAAAAAAAAGCCCGCCGCCGCTTCCGAGTTAGGAAGGAAAACCATTCGACCAACTGTCTCCAATTCTACTTCTAAGCTTCGAAGCCACTTGACACCCTCGCACGCCGCTCCAAACTGGTCAAAAATCGAGACAACTAGGCCTATATACGATGTTCGCGATCATATCTGTCGGCAATCGACAATTCAAAGTAACCCAGGATTCCGAATTCCTGACGGAAAAGACCGGCAAAAAGCCCGGTGATACCTTCGATGCGAAGGTTTTACTGTTCGCGGAGAACAATAAGGTTCATATCGGCGCACCCGATCTGAAGTCGGCAAAAGTCTCCCTAAAGGTCGTAGACGACGTAAAAGGTGAGAAGATTCGCGGCTACGTTTATAAGAAACGTAAAAACTCCCAAAGAACCTGGGGTCATAGACAACAACTCCAGAAACTCAAGGTAGTTTCCCTCTCGGCGGTTTGATTCGAGTAAAAATCCTCCGTAAAGGAGAAGAGATTCTTGGTTTTGAATCCGTGGGGCACGCCTCCGCAGAACAAGGAACCAAAGGATCCAATCTCCTCTGTGCGGCGGTCGGAGTCCTGATTCAATCCCTCTATCTCCATTTACGGAAAGAAGGAAAAGCGGGCCCCGCAGAAGTCCGGGATGGATTCTTGAAATTCAAGATTCTGGCCGGCCTTGAGAATGATCCAGTAGTCCGAACAAGCTTTGCCTTGGTTCGGGATGGTTTGGAAAATTTGAGGGATCAATATTCCTCGGAAATTGAACTCATAGGAGAATAGACAATGGCACATAAGAAAGGTGGCGGTTCTTCGAAGAACGGACGCGATTCCCAATCTAAACGTCTTGGAGTCAAACGTTTCGGAGGCGAACTCGTTTTGGCTGGAAATATCCTGGTTCGTCAAAGAGGAACCAGACTTCATGCGGGAAGAAACGTAGGTTTAGGAAAAGATCATACGCTTTTCTCTCTCGTACATGGAAGAGTAAAATTCGAGCAGGTCACAAAGACCAAAATGCAAGTTTCGGTTTATCCGGAATCCTAATTTTATCCTAAACAGTCAAAGTCGGGAAAAAGAAAGGCCTTCGGGGGAAATTTTCCTCGAGCCTTTCTTTTTCTGTTTAAAGGCAATTATCTAAAATGGAAAAATTCGTAGACGAAGTGGTCATCGAAGTAACCGCAGGGCACGGTGGAGCCGGCTCTATGCATTTTCGTCACGAAAAGTACGTCGAATTCGGCGGTCCGGATGGCGGAGACGGAGGTGTCGGCGGGGACGTCCTTATCCGCACGAATCTTTCTATGGTCACCCTCGATCGCTATCTTACGAAAAGAAAATTTAAAGCCGCGGAAGGATTTCCGGGAGAAGGAAACAATCGCTCGGGTAAGAAGGGAGACGATCTCGTCCTCTACGTTCCCCTGGGCACCCAAATCTACGATGAAGATAGCGGCGAGCTTCTTTACGATTTTGTGGAGGATGGAATGGAATTTTCCGTCGCGAAAGGCGGACGAGGCGGAAAAGGAAACACTCATTTTAAATCATCCACTCATCAAGCTCCTAAATTCTCGCAGCCGGGAGAAGCCGGAGAATATAAACATCTTCGACTGAGTTTAAAACTTTTAGCCGACGTCGGAATCGTCGGCCTCCCGAATGCAGGGAAATCGACCTTACTTTCGCAGATTACGGAAGCGCATCCGAAGATCGCCGGTTACGCGTTCACGACTCTTTCCCCGAACTTAGGAGTAGTCAAACGGAAAGGAGACATCTATCGATATACTATCGCCGATATTCCCGGCATAGTTGAAGGCGCTAGTAAAGGCATCGGTCTCGGATTATCCTTTCTTAGACATATAGAGCGAGTAAAAGGAATCCTTTACGTATTCGATGCCAGCGCATTGGATATAGAATCGGATTTCAAAATGCTTCGATCCGAATTAGAAACATATAATAAAGAATTATTGAATCGTCCTCATTTGATAGTTTTGAATAAGATAGACGTTTGGGAAGATCAAAGTTTTACGAAAGAGCTTTTGGAATCCGTATCTTCGTTGGGTAGAGTTATTCCTATTTCGGCCAAAGAATCGACGAACTTGGAAGAATTACTCGAAATTATGGATGAGACTTTCTTTCAGCAAGAATTGGAAAAACTAAGACTCTCGGGAAAAAATCAAGAGCAACAGGAAGATTCGAATGAGTAGATCGGACTTCGATTCTAAAATCCAAGCAGCAAAAACGATCGTCGTTAAAATCGGATCCGCTCGCCTCTCCGGTTCCGAAGAGGAAGTGAATGATTTTCTATTCAGTCTAGTTTCCGACATCAGGCATCTTCGCGATCAAGGCAAGCAAGTCATCCTTGTTTCGTCGGGAGCTATCGCGCGAGGTCGCAAATTGTTGGATAGCCTCCCGCTGGGCGTGAACGCAGAAGACAAGCTATCGGAAAAACAAGCCCTAGCCGCGATGGGACAGAACCGGCTTATCAACTTGTACGACAGTTTTTTTTCAAAAGTGAATCTCCCGATTGCACAAATCTTGTTCGGAGTCTTAGATTTAGAAACCGGGGAAGGATTCAAAAACCTCAGAAGCACATTCCAGCAACTATTGGATTGGGGAATCCTCCCTATCGTTAACGAAAACGATTCCGTAGCAACGGAAGAATTGAAATTCGGCGATAACGACGTTCTCTCAGCAGTCGTCAGTCTGCTCGTGGAAGCGGACTTATTAATTATTTTAACGGGAGTCGCCGGTTTTTTAAGAAACGATAA from Leptospira fainei serovar Hurstbridge str. BUT 6 includes the following:
- a CDS encoding DUF2059 domain-containing protein: MSRLLFAIFLFLFSVFPLLAIDEKKEEIRQLLISSGSEKMGVLVVGQMISRFKQLMPQIPEEFWEDFRKELKSEDMVELIIPIYDKYFTLEEIKGITAFYNSPVGRKLLEKNPQITQESMQVGEMWGKKIAERVLERLKAKGLLSPDAKPPTRQDI
- the typA gene encoding translational GTPase TypA — its product is MEIRNIAIIAHVDHGKTTLLDGILRQTGAVTAKEDGDRIMDSNDLEKEKGITIKAKNTAVVYKGTRINVVDTPGHADFGGEVERVLSTADSCLLLVDAFDGPMPQTRFVLGKSLQLGHKPILVINKIDRDGARPSAVVDMVFDLFSDLGATDEQLDFPIIYASAKQGWAVRRLEDAPGKNLDPLLDMVLEHVPPVKASVDAPLQFQVTSLDYNDYVGRIAIGKIYNGKLQKGMNVIQLSPKTNGRDETQILKVTKLYNFEGLKRNEIDFAEAGDIVSIAGLPDVFIGDTVCEPGKPAPMPAIEVEEPTVSMYFMVNNSPFASKEGKFVTTRNIRERLDRELETNVAMRLEETEDKDRFKVLGRGELHLSVLIETMRREGFELQVSRPEVIIKKGENGEKLEPYEYLVMDLPDQFTGSIIAELNRRKGELQLMEAHPSGMTRVEFVIPTRGIIGFRGYFVTETKGEGVMSSRFLRFDLYKGEIPGRKNGALISMDSGDTTGYALWKIQERGELLIDPQTSVYPGMIIGIHSRENDLEVNPVREKKLTNVRSSGADEAIRLVPPRRFSLEQNIEFLDDDELLEVTPLSMRLRKKILDPNMRKRAGR
- a CDS encoding pirin family protein — translated: MKYISGKLRGLGDGFSVRRILPHIDVRAVGPFVFLDHMGPISLINGNELVVRSHPHIGLATITYLYDGVILHRDTLGTEQMIRPYEVNWMTAGSGIAHSERSQADPQYSIIEGIQTWVALPQQHEETPPEFFHYAREEFPELSGGGWELRLIAGSLLGEISPVKVYSPLFYADVEIEPGAEIELSVPSKQEGAVYVARGSLDAEGRIVGVGEMAVYPMGGAIKFRAEQATRAILLGGEPLPERRHLWWNFVSSSLERIDRAKDDWRNDRFGKISGETDRIPLPEA
- a CDS encoding hybrid sensor histidine kinase/response regulator yields the protein MQNFFLLTIFLLLWTFPGSLFSSSIPLDESKIVGVSERMEYLEDRTRNFELSDLLAGLRDSEFLKSRRKNLHPGFTHSAYWVRFSLQNVSEHGEEYVIVSEFPYTDEIRFYETKNGKEIRSVRTGDTLPFETRDLKHRYFVFRTFLMEGETKEYFLRFTNEGPMNIPLITSPTRIYLEKSTTETLFLGLCYGCMFIMILYNFFLYTSLRESDYLYYVTYLLFLILTQVSFNGLANQFLWGDFPAWGNKSTNVLSLFTFFISAIFSLQYLRISKGGWIDLFLKSFAITTLLAALISIYAPLRFSSVVTVIYGLIHPIVLIGIGSIRLFQNFKPARFFLLAWVAMEIAIFITSLQRLGVYDSILVGEYSIHIGATLEVTFLSFGLADSINTLKEEKEKIIVAQNETLEARIIAKTRDLEIAKIQAENANLQKSKFLAHMSHEIRTPMNGILAMSKFLFDSEPPGEKKETIGIITASANNLLVIINDILDLSKIESGKLDLIYENFRIADFLTEITGIVRLQTNAKGIDLQFDSAPDVPEFIRTDRTRLAQILLNLLGNSAKFTDHGKIQLSVRVKNKLKEDIDLEFSVRDTGIGISAEKIPSLFQPFTQLDNSITRTYGGTGLGLTISKRLCELLQGDISVQSQKGSWTEFTFTIRAKEASAFDYPPRPVPTKSGNRKMEILVVDDNASNQFVIQRLLSKFGHPATAASSGREALRLLKDKTFELILMDIEMPELDGFETTRQIRKLYGDGNNPIIIALTAHAMKEFEQMSYDVGMNDFLAKPIDPTVLREKISYWAEKTVRP
- the rplU gene encoding 50S ribosomal protein L21 produces the protein MFAIISVGNRQFKVTQDSEFLTEKTGKKPGDTFDAKVLLFAENNKVHIGAPDLKSAKVSLKVVDDVKGEKIRGYVYKKRKNSQRTWGHRQQLQKLKVVSLSAV
- a CDS encoding ribosomal-processing cysteine protease Prp; translated protein: MIRVKILRKGEEILGFESVGHASAEQGTKGSNLLCAAVGVLIQSLYLHLRKEGKAGPAEVRDGFLKFKILAGLENDPVVRTSFALVRDGLENLRDQYSSEIELIGE
- the rpmA gene encoding 50S ribosomal protein L27 produces the protein MAHKKGGGSSKNGRDSQSKRLGVKRFGGELVLAGNILVRQRGTRLHAGRNVGLGKDHTLFSLVHGRVKFEQVTKTKMQVSVYPES
- the obgE gene encoding GTPase ObgE is translated as MEKFVDEVVIEVTAGHGGAGSMHFRHEKYVEFGGPDGGDGGVGGDVLIRTNLSMVTLDRYLTKRKFKAAEGFPGEGNNRSGKKGDDLVLYVPLGTQIYDEDSGELLYDFVEDGMEFSVAKGGRGGKGNTHFKSSTHQAPKFSQPGEAGEYKHLRLSLKLLADVGIVGLPNAGKSTLLSQITEAHPKIAGYAFTTLSPNLGVVKRKGDIYRYTIADIPGIVEGASKGIGLGLSFLRHIERVKGILYVFDASALDIESDFKMLRSELETYNKELLNRPHLIVLNKIDVWEDQSFTKELLESVSSLGRVIPISAKESTNLEELLEIMDETFFQQELEKLRLSGKNQEQQEDSNE
- the proB gene encoding glutamate 5-kinase is translated as MRMSRSDFDSKIQAAKTIVVKIGSARLSGSEEEVNDFLFSLVSDIRHLRDQGKQVILVSSGAIARGRKLLDSLPLGVNAEDKLSEKQALAAMGQNRLINLYDSFFSKVNLPIAQILFGVLDLETGEGFKNLRSTFQQLLDWGILPIVNENDSVATEELKFGDNDVLSAVVSLLVEADLLIILTGVAGFLRNDKVVSHLSEIGNGELSIAGGPSGPGTGGMYTKLKAAGILNEAGIPSGIIDGTEKNCVRRFLEENKLGTLVAGNGKHRSYSEEEIKAILQAKRNGGHSQ